A section of the Brevundimonas sp. AJA228-03 genome encodes:
- the mltG gene encoding endolytic transglycosylase MltG → MTNDRGAAPGPKRSGLVVAALAASATVSLFLIAGLAWAWSVYYAPGPSARAGDATIVTLPSGSGVSAIAARLKSAGVIRSVDMFKAAATLTGADRRLRAGEYEVPTRTSLKGVLALLTDGRVVRHFVTIPEGWSSAQAVDILNKESVLTGTIAEVPEEGSLWPETYEIERGETRAEVIARMQRAATENLAELWAQRGPNTVVRTPEEAVILASIVEKETGIARERPQVAAVFSNRLRIGMRLESDPTIIYGITKGQPLGRGIRRSELERDTGYNTYLIDGLPPTPIANPGRQSLEAVLNPPQSQDLFFVADGTGGHVFASTYEQHLINVARWRSIEAGRAGPAPTEALPPGAAPATPPPPTEDAVITMQPPGSLTPPRATTGLRPASPAPSTAPATTPAPANGP, encoded by the coding sequence ATGACGAACGACCGGGGGGCGGCCCCAGGGCCAAAGCGGTCGGGACTGGTGGTGGCCGCGCTGGCCGCCTCGGCGACGGTCAGTCTGTTCCTGATCGCCGGCCTGGCCTGGGCCTGGAGCGTCTATTACGCCCCCGGACCCTCGGCGCGGGCGGGCGATGCGACCATCGTCACCCTGCCGTCCGGCTCGGGCGTCTCGGCGATCGCCGCCCGTCTGAAGAGTGCGGGGGTGATCCGGTCGGTGGACATGTTCAAGGCCGCGGCTACCCTGACCGGGGCGGACCGGAGGCTGCGCGCCGGTGAGTACGAGGTGCCGACCAGAACCTCGCTCAAGGGCGTGCTGGCCCTGCTGACCGATGGCCGCGTCGTGCGCCATTTCGTGACCATTCCCGAGGGGTGGTCGTCGGCGCAGGCCGTGGACATCCTCAACAAGGAATCCGTCCTGACCGGTACCATCGCCGAGGTGCCCGAGGAGGGCTCGCTCTGGCCCGAGACCTATGAGATCGAGCGGGGCGAAACGCGCGCCGAGGTCATCGCCCGCATGCAGCGCGCGGCGACCGAAAACCTTGCGGAGCTGTGGGCCCAGAGGGGACCCAACACCGTGGTCCGGACGCCGGAAGAGGCCGTGATCCTGGCCTCCATCGTCGAGAAGGAAACCGGCATCGCGCGCGAGCGGCCCCAGGTCGCGGCGGTGTTCTCGAACCGGCTGCGCATCGGCATGCGGCTGGAGAGCGATCCGACCATCATCTACGGCATTACGAAGGGCCAGCCTCTGGGTCGGGGCATCCGCCGGTCGGAGCTGGAGCGCGACACCGGCTACAACACCTATCTGATCGACGGCCTGCCCCCGACGCCGATCGCCAATCCGGGCCGGCAGTCGCTGGAGGCGGTGCTGAACCCGCCCCAGTCGCAGGACCTGTTCTTCGTCGCGGACGGGACCGGGGGGCATGTGTTCGCCTCGACCTATGAGCAGCACCTGATCAATGTCGCGCGCTGGCGCTCGATCGAGGCGGGCCGGGCGGGGCCCGCACCGACAGAGGCCTTGCCGCCCGGCGCGGCTCCCGCGACCCCGCCCCCGCCCACCGAAGATGCGGTCATCACCATGCAGCCACCCGGATCGTTGACGCCGCCGCGTGCGACGACCGGGCTGCGGCCTGCTTCACCGGCTCCATCGACCGCACCCGCCACGACACCCGCACCAGCGAACGGGCCGTGA
- the fabF gene encoding beta-ketoacyl-ACP synthase II, whose translation MRRVVVTGLGLVTPLGTGVEHSWKGIVEGRSGIRPITAFDTEGYGCTIAGEVPSVDGRGGGGPDVPGSFDPDAIMSPKERKRVDDFILFGIAAADEALNDANWHPETDEDKERTGVMMGAGIGGLGPIADSARILADSGARRISPFFIPSALINLASGQISIRHQLKGPNHAVVTACASGVHAIGDAARMIAFDDADVMVAGGAESSIVPLGIAGFLACKALCTAYNDTPEAASRPYDRGHAGFIMGEGAGVLVLEEYEHARARGAKIYAEVIGYGMSGDAFHITAPSEDGDGAYRAMRAAVKRAGIAVEDIDYVNAHGTSTMADWIELRAVERLVGDHAKNLAMSSTKSMTGHLLGAAGAIEAVFSVLAIRDQIAPPTINLDDPEHETAIDLVPHRGKPMEIDVVMSNSFGFGGTNASIIFRKVA comes from the coding sequence ATGCGTCGCGTCGTCGTCACCGGTCTCGGCCTCGTCACCCCCCTGGGCACCGGCGTCGAGCACAGCTGGAAGGGCATCGTCGAGGGGCGCTCCGGCATCCGTCCGATCACCGCCTTCGATACGGAAGGCTACGGCTGCACCATCGCGGGCGAGGTCCCCAGCGTGGACGGGCGGGGCGGCGGCGGGCCCGACGTGCCCGGCAGCTTCGATCCCGACGCGATCATGTCGCCCAAGGAGAGGAAGCGCGTCGACGACTTCATCCTGTTCGGCATCGCGGCGGCCGACGAGGCGCTGAACGACGCGAACTGGCACCCCGAGACCGATGAGGACAAGGAACGGACCGGCGTCATGATGGGCGCGGGTATCGGCGGCCTCGGCCCCATCGCCGACAGCGCCCGGATCCTGGCCGATTCAGGGGCCCGCCGGATCAGCCCCTTCTTCATCCCGTCCGCCCTGATCAACCTGGCCAGCGGTCAGATCTCGATCCGGCATCAGCTGAAAGGCCCGAATCACGCGGTGGTCACGGCCTGTGCCTCCGGCGTTCACGCCATTGGCGATGCCGCCCGGATGATCGCCTTCGACGACGCCGATGTGATGGTGGCGGGCGGGGCCGAAAGCTCCATCGTGCCCTTGGGCATCGCCGGATTCCTGGCCTGCAAGGCGCTGTGCACCGCCTACAATGACACGCCCGAGGCGGCCTCGCGCCCCTATGACCGGGGCCACGCCGGTTTCATCATGGGCGAGGGGGCCGGCGTTCTGGTGCTGGAGGAATACGAGCACGCGAGGGCGCGCGGGGCAAAGATCTATGCCGAGGTCATCGGCTACGGCATGAGCGGCGACGCCTTCCACATCACGGCCCCGTCCGAGGACGGCGACGGGGCCTACCGCGCCATGAGGGCGGCGGTGAAGCGGGCCGGGATCGCGGTCGAGGACATCGATTACGTCAACGCTCACGGCACCTCGACCATGGCCGACTGGATCGAGCTGAGAGCGGTCGAGCGGCTGGTCGGTGACCATGCCAAGAACCTGGCCATGTCCTCGACCAAGTCGATGACCGGCCACCTGCTGGGGGCGGCCGGGGCCATCGAGGCGGTGTTCAGCGTCCTGGCGATCCGCGACCAGATCGCGCCGCCGACGATCAATCTGGACGACCCGGAACACGAAACCGCCATCGATCTGGTGCCACACAGGGGCAAGCCCATGGAGATCGACGTGGTGATGTCCAACAGCTTCGGGTTCGGCGGCACCAACGCCTCGATCATTTTCCGCAAGGTCGCCTGA
- a CDS encoding acyl carrier protein — MSDTLERVRKIVIDHLDADPDKVTEKASFIDDLGADSLDNVELVMAFEEEFDIEIPDDAAEHIQTVGDAVKFIDEKTAA; from the coding sequence ATGTCCGATACCCTGGAACGCGTCCGCAAGATCGTCATCGACCACCTGGACGCCGATCCGGACAAGGTCACCGAAAAGGCCAGCTTCATCGACGACCTGGGCGCTGACTCGCTCGACAACGTCGAACTGGTCATGGCCTTCGAGGAAGAGTTCGACATCGAGATCCCCGACGACGCCGCCGAGCACATCCAGACCGTCGGCGACGCGGTGAAGTTCATCGACGAAAAGACCGCCGCCTAA
- the fabG gene encoding 3-oxoacyl-[acyl-carrier-protein] reductase: MFNLTGKTALVTGATGGIGGAVARALHAQGATVVLSGTREAVLADMKAELGERAHFATANLSDPASVDALVGVAEEVAGAGLDILVANAGITRDGLLLRMKDEDFQSVLTVNLESYFRLSRAAMKGMMKRRSGRIIGITSVVGVTGNAGQTNYAASKAGMIGFSKSLAQEVGSRGITVNCIAPGFITSPMTDVLNEQQREGILRNIPAGRLGTGDEIAAAAVYLSSDEAAYVTGQTLHVNGGMAMI, from the coding sequence ATGTTCAATCTGACCGGCAAGACCGCCCTCGTCACCGGGGCCACGGGCGGCATCGGCGGGGCCGTCGCCCGTGCCCTGCATGCCCAGGGCGCGACCGTCGTCCTGTCCGGCACGCGCGAGGCCGTGCTGGCCGACATGAAGGCGGAACTGGGCGAGCGCGCGCATTTCGCCACCGCCAACCTGTCCGATCCGGCCTCGGTCGATGCCCTGGTCGGCGTGGCCGAGGAGGTCGCGGGGGCGGGGCTGGATATCCTCGTCGCCAATGCCGGGATCACCAGGGACGGCCTGCTGCTGCGGATGAAGGACGAGGACTTCCAGTCGGTCCTGACCGTCAATCTGGAAAGCTATTTCCGTCTGTCGCGCGCGGCAATGAAGGGCATGATGAAACGCCGCTCGGGGCGGATCATCGGCATCACCTCGGTGGTCGGCGTCACCGGCAATGCCGGCCAGACCAACTATGCCGCCTCCAAGGCCGGCATGATCGGTTTTTCCAAGTCCCTGGCCCAGGAAGTCGGGTCGCGCGGCATCACCGTGAACTGCATCGCCCCGGGCTTCATCACCTCGCCCATGACCGATGTGCTGAACGAGCAGCAGCGCGAGGGCATCCTCCGGAACATTCCGGCCGGGCGCCTGGGCACCGGCGACGAGATCGCGGCGGCGGCCGTCTATCTTTCGTCCGACGAAGCGGCTTACGTCACGGGCCAGACGCTGCATGTGAACGGCGGCATGGCGATGATCTGA
- the fabD gene encoding ACP S-malonyltransferase, with the protein MTLALLFPGQGSQAVGMGAALADAFASAREVFAEVDQALGQDLSGLMRNGPEDQLTLTENAQPALMAVSLAVMRVLDREFDVSVALAAFVAGHSLGEYSALAAAGALSIADTARLLKLRGQAMQRAVPVGQGAMASLIGPKTDLALAEEAAAAGAEIGTCVVANDNNNGNVVISGDKAAVDRAIEKAKELGARAIPLNVSAPFHCPLMQAAADEMAAALASARLIAPSVPVVANVTARPETDADTIRRLLIEQVTGRVRWRESMEWMATDGGVTRFVEIGSGKVLTGMARRIAPDADSLALNSPEDIEAFAQAVTSGG; encoded by the coding sequence ATGACCCTCGCCCTCCTGTTCCCCGGACAAGGCAGTCAGGCCGTCGGCATGGGCGCGGCGCTGGCCGACGCCTTCGCCTCGGCGCGCGAGGTTTTCGCCGAGGTCGATCAGGCGCTGGGTCAGGATCTGTCGGGACTGATGCGGAACGGGCCCGAGGATCAGCTGACCCTGACCGAAAATGCCCAGCCGGCCCTGATGGCGGTGTCGCTGGCGGTCATGCGGGTGCTGGACAGGGAGTTCGACGTGTCCGTGGCTCTCGCGGCCTTCGTGGCGGGCCATTCGCTGGGCGAGTATTCGGCCCTGGCGGCGGCAGGGGCCCTTTCGATCGCCGACACCGCGCGCCTGCTGAAGCTGCGCGGCCAGGCCATGCAGCGGGCCGTGCCGGTCGGGCAGGGGGCGATGGCGTCGCTGATCGGGCCGAAGACGGACCTGGCCCTCGCCGAGGAAGCCGCAGCGGCCGGGGCCGAAATCGGCACCTGCGTCGTCGCCAACGACAATAACAACGGCAATGTCGTCATCTCGGGCGACAAGGCTGCCGTGGATCGCGCCATCGAGAAGGCCAAAGAACTGGGGGCGCGGGCGATTCCGCTGAACGTCTCGGCCCCCTTCCACTGCCCGCTGATGCAGGCGGCCGCCGACGAGATGGCCGCGGCCCTGGCCTCCGCCCGACTGATCGCGCCGTCCGTGCCCGTCGTGGCCAATGTCACGGCCCGACCGGAGACCGACGCCGACACGATCCGTCGCCTGCTGATCGAACAGGTCACCGGCCGCGTGCGCTGGCGTGAGAGCATGGAATGGATGGCGACGGACGGCGGCGTGACCCGCTTCGTCGAGATCGGCTCGGGCAAGGTGCTGACCGGCATGGCCAGGCGGATCGCCCCGGACGCGGACAGTCTGGCGCTGAACAGTCCGGAAGACATCGAGGCTTTCGCCCAGGCAGTGACGAGTGGCGGGTGA
- a CDS encoding type II toxin-antitoxin system RelE/ParE family toxin, which translates to MNIEFAQRALEDMRAQTDFIAGDKPGAALMVASRIESSIRNLAEFPNLGRAGSRAGTHELQVAKTPFIVVYRIAKRKVVILRIRHAAQNWR; encoded by the coding sequence GTGAACATTGAGTTCGCCCAGCGTGCCCTTGAGGACATGCGGGCGCAGACAGACTTCATTGCGGGCGACAAGCCCGGCGCGGCGCTCATGGTCGCGAGCCGGATTGAATCCAGCATTCGAAATCTCGCAGAGTTTCCGAACCTGGGCCGCGCCGGCAGTCGGGCGGGCACACACGAGCTTCAGGTGGCGAAGACGCCCTTCATCGTTGTGTACCGGATCGCCAAACGCAAAGTGGTCATCCTTCGCATCCGTCACGCGGCCCAGAACTGGCGCTGA
- the rpsF gene encoding 30S ribosomal protein S6 yields the protein MALYEHTVMSRQDISAQQAEALNDTIKDLIVAGGGTVAKIEYWGLRNLTYRVKKNRKAHYSLLAIDCPPPAMAEVERQLGINEDVLRWLTVRVEELDLELSPLLARRERERERDRERTPREDADMAA from the coding sequence ATGGCTCTTTACGAGCACACGGTCATGTCGCGCCAGGATATCAGCGCGCAGCAGGCCGAAGCCCTCAACGACACCATCAAGGACCTGATCGTGGCCGGCGGCGGAACGGTCGCCAAGATCGAATACTGGGGCCTGCGAAACCTGACCTATCGGGTCAAGAAGAACCGCAAGGCGCACTATTCCCTGCTGGCCATCGACTGCCCCCCGCCCGCCATGGCCGAAGTCGAGCGTCAGCTCGGCATCAACGAGGACGTGCTGCGCTGGCTGACCGTCCGCGTCGAGGAACTCGACCTGGAACTGTCGCCGCTGCTGGCCCGCCGTGAGCGCGAGCGTGAACGCGATCGCGAACGCACGCCGCGTGAAGACGCCGACATGGCCGCGTAA
- the rpsR gene encoding 30S ribosomal protein S18: protein MTDTTSTPGMPVGAGSGRRPFNRRRKVCPFTGEGAPKIDYKDVKLLQRYISERGKIVPSRITAVSQIKQRELAKAIKRARYLALLPYVVK, encoded by the coding sequence ATGACCGATACCACCTCCACCCCCGGCATGCCCGTCGGCGCCGGCTCCGGCCGCCGTCCGTTCAATCGTCGCCGCAAGGTCTGCCCGTTCACGGGCGAAGGCGCGCCGAAGATCGACTACAAGGACGTCAAGCTGCTGCAGCGCTACATTTCCGAACGCGGCAAGATCGTGCCCTCGCGCATCACCGCCGTGTCCCAGATCAAGCAACGCGAACTGGCCAAGGCCATCAAGCGCGCCCGCTATCTGGCCCTCCTGCCCTATGTGGTGAAATAA
- the rplI gene encoding 50S ribosomal protein L9, with amino-acid sequence MKVVLLERVENLGAIGDVVTVKDGFARNFLLPRDKALRATSKNLEKFELDRVAIEARNEKNKGEAQKIADKIDGQSYVMIRQAGETGQLYGSVSGRDVAEAVQAEGGKVERSQVVLNTAIKTLGVHDVLVRLHAEVTATVKINIARSADEAERQAKGEDVIKSAYDEDRNAAAEQARDMVEGGAGQQDGLGSEA; translated from the coding sequence ATGAAGGTCGTTCTGCTCGAACGCGTCGAGAACCTCGGCGCCATCGGCGACGTCGTCACCGTCAAGGATGGCTTCGCTCGCAACTTCCTGCTGCCGCGGGACAAGGCCCTTCGCGCCACCTCCAAGAACCTGGAGAAGTTCGAACTCGACCGCGTCGCCATCGAGGCCCGCAACGAGAAGAACAAGGGCGAGGCCCAAAAGATCGCCGACAAGATCGACGGTCAGTCCTACGTCATGATCCGCCAGGCGGGCGAGACCGGCCAGCTGTACGGCTCGGTCTCGGGCCGCGACGTCGCCGAGGCCGTCCAGGCCGAAGGCGGCAAGGTCGAACGCTCGCAGGTCGTCCTGAACACGGCGATCAAGACCCTGGGTGTTCACGACGTGCTGGTTCGCCTGCACGCCGAGGTCACCGCCACGGTCAAGATCAACATCGCCCGTTCGGCCGACGAAGCCGAGCGTCAGGCCAAGGGCGAGGACGTCATCAAGTCGGCCTACGACGAAGACCGCAATGCCGCCGCCGAACAGGCCCGCGACATGGTCGAGGGCGGTGCCGGCCAGCAGGACGGTCTCGGCTCCGAAGCCTGA
- a CDS encoding TonB-dependent siderophore receptor: MLRITSRSLLLGFASAATLLACPLVASAQSAPPQDDASQVDEIVVTGTRTAGRSRLDTIAPVDVINGETLTRQGTGTELATALAASAPSINFPRPAISDGSDHVRPATLRGLAPDQTLVLINGQRGHVSALVNVNGSLGRGSTAFDLNTIPSVALGSVEVLRDGASAQYGSDAIAGVLNLRLREANSGGGITYNYGRYDTTVTTARGTRDVQDGAQSSLAGWIGLPLGEDGFVTVAGEIQDRNNTNRSDFAAPSAINGGASNQVIGRFGDPDVQSKSLWFNAGKPLSNDWSAYAFGGIQQKESSSAATARAFNETRNDTSIYPNGFLPLIQTEIVDKNIYGGFKGAAFGIDWDLSAGYGSNALDYRVVNSLNRTYGTTSQRQFDAGGLSYDQLTVGIDGVKPLDIGLYEPLNFAFGVEYRAENFEVTAGEPASYNQGPQIVIPGTTTANPLGSQGFPGLSNKNAIKVDRSNYSAFVDFEGKLTEALSFGLAARYEDYSDFGDTLTGKASARYDFNPGFAIRGAVSSGFHAPALQQQYFSYTATNLSASVVGGVPVVTLAENSTFRVDDPVSRILGSKPLEAETSVNYSLGLVFRLGAVDLTVDAYQIDVNDRIAYSETLGGTGGARPGQTVAQRDAIRAFLTANLPGTSVSGVRFFVNGVDTTTKGIDIVGRYRLPTDYGRFDFTVAGNYNDTKVNSTPPSTSALASSPFFLFDRANILAFEDGTPEKKVVSSLDWSLGGWSATAKATYYDSVLVANNSPSLDYETGSNTLIDLEARYQLPIGVGLAVGVTNLTDEYPQFTPAAINGVTGSVGFPQYSPYGFNGRFIYGRVSYSF, encoded by the coding sequence ATGCTCAGAATAACCAGCCGCTCCCTCCTGCTCGGGTTCGCATCCGCCGCAACCCTGCTCGCCTGCCCGCTCGTCGCTTCGGCGCAGTCGGCGCCGCCGCAGGATGACGCCAGCCAGGTCGACGAAATCGTCGTCACCGGCACCCGTACGGCCGGCCGCAGCCGCCTTGACACGATCGCGCCGGTCGATGTGATCAACGGCGAGACCCTGACCCGACAGGGAACCGGCACGGAGCTGGCCACGGCCCTCGCCGCCAGCGCGCCGTCCATCAACTTTCCGCGCCCGGCGATCTCGGATGGCTCCGATCACGTCCGCCCGGCGACGCTGCGCGGGCTGGCCCCGGACCAGACCCTGGTCCTCATCAACGGTCAGCGCGGCCACGTCAGCGCCCTGGTCAACGTCAATGGCAGCCTCGGACGCGGCTCGACTGCCTTCGATCTGAACACCATCCCTTCGGTCGCTCTCGGCTCCGTCGAAGTGCTGCGAGACGGCGCGTCGGCCCAGTATGGTTCGGATGCCATCGCCGGGGTGCTGAACCTGCGCCTGCGCGAGGCGAACTCAGGCGGCGGCATCACCTATAATTACGGCCGCTACGACACGACGGTCACCACCGCTCGTGGCACCCGCGATGTGCAGGACGGCGCGCAATCGTCGCTGGCAGGCTGGATCGGTCTGCCGCTGGGCGAGGACGGGTTCGTGACCGTCGCCGGCGAAATTCAGGACCGCAACAACACCAACCGATCCGACTTCGCCGCTCCTTCGGCCATCAACGGTGGGGCCTCCAACCAGGTCATCGGCCGCTTCGGCGATCCGGACGTCCAGAGCAAGTCCCTGTGGTTCAATGCCGGCAAGCCGCTGAGCAATGACTGGTCCGCCTATGCCTTCGGCGGCATCCAGCAGAAGGAAAGCTCGTCCGCCGCCACGGCCCGTGCCTTCAACGAGACGCGCAACGACACCTCCATCTATCCAAACGGCTTCCTGCCACTGATCCAGACCGAGATCGTCGACAAGAACATCTACGGCGGCTTCAAGGGCGCTGCGTTCGGTATCGACTGGGATCTTTCGGCCGGATACGGCAGCAATGCGCTGGACTACCGTGTTGTCAACTCGCTGAACCGCACCTATGGCACGACGTCCCAGCGCCAGTTCGATGCGGGCGGCCTGTCCTATGACCAGCTCACGGTCGGCATCGACGGCGTGAAGCCGCTGGATATCGGTCTGTACGAACCCCTGAACTTTGCCTTCGGCGTCGAATACCGGGCCGAGAACTTCGAGGTCACGGCCGGCGAACCGGCGTCCTACAATCAGGGCCCGCAGATCGTCATCCCGGGCACGACCACAGCCAACCCGCTCGGTTCACAAGGCTTCCCCGGCCTGTCGAACAAAAACGCCATTAAGGTCGACCGCAGCAACTACAGCGCCTTCGTCGATTTCGAGGGCAAGCTGACGGAGGCCCTCTCCTTCGGTCTGGCGGCCCGTTATGAGGACTATTCCGACTTCGGCGATACCCTGACCGGCAAGGCCTCGGCCCGCTACGACTTCAATCCCGGCTTCGCTATCCGCGGAGCGGTGTCGTCGGGCTTCCACGCCCCGGCCCTGCAGCAGCAGTATTTCAGCTATACGGCGACCAACCTGTCGGCCAGCGTGGTCGGCGGCGTGCCCGTCGTGACCCTGGCAGAGAACAGTACCTTCCGCGTCGATGATCCGGTGTCCCGCATCCTGGGCTCCAAGCCTCTGGAGGCCGAAACCTCGGTCAACTATTCGCTAGGCCTGGTCTTCCGTCTGGGTGCCGTCGATCTGACGGTCGATGCCTATCAGATCGACGTGAACGACCGGATCGCCTATTCGGAAACCCTGGGCGGCACGGGCGGCGCGCGTCCCGGCCAGACTGTGGCCCAGCGTGACGCGATCCGCGCCTTCCTGACCGCCAATCTGCCTGGCACCAGCGTCAGCGGCGTGCGCTTCTTCGTCAACGGCGTGGACACCACGACCAAGGGCATCGACATTGTTGGCCGCTATCGCCTGCCGACCGACTATGGTCGCTTCGATTTCACGGTCGCAGGCAACTACAACGACACCAAGGTCAACTCCACCCCGCCGTCGACCAGCGCCCTGGCGTCCTCGCCCTTCTTCCTGTTCGACCGGGCCAACATCCTCGCGTTCGAGGACGGCACGCCCGAGAAAAAGGTCGTGTCCAGCCTCGACTGGTCCCTGGGTGGATGGTCCGCGACCGCCAAGGCAACTTATTACGACAGTGTTCTGGTCGCCAATAACAGCCCGAGTCTGGATTACGAGACCGGTTCGAACACCCTGATCGATCTGGAAGCGCGCTATCAGCTGCCTATCGGTGTCGGCCTGGCCGTGGGCGTGACCAACCTGACCGACGAGTATCCGCAGTTCACTCCGGCCGCGATCAACGGGGTGACGGGTTCGGTGGGCTTCCCGCAGTACTCGCCCTATGGCTTCAACGGTCGCTTCATCTATGGCCGCGTGAGCTACTCCTTCTAG
- a CDS encoding replicative DNA helicase, translated as MNAFTPFADSVAIPSLPHNLEAEQALLGALMFDNAIFERLSDRLRGSHFYEPFHQRLYDAIEDHIRQGMLAEPTILMERFKQDPAFAEFGGLRYLADLMDRAPPGANAPDYARVVYDLALRRDLIRIGGEIIKEAPDPDTPAIEQIEQAELTLYSLAETGAPSSGFVSFSTALAGAVQMAGEAYQRDGKLAGLATHLDDLDQKLGGLYPSDLLILAGRPSMGKTALATNIAFNIARNYRWEPTPDGRKTVSGGVVAFFSLEMSAEQLAMRILADASGVSSDRLRKGEIDASDFGKVRDAAIEIGESPLYIDATGGLAISKLAARARRLKRMEQGLDLIIVDYLQLITVGEGNGQKNRVQEVSEITGGLKALAKELNVPIVALSQLSRQVENREDKRPQLSDLRESGSIEQDADCVMFVYRESYYLGRTEPREGTEEHLKWQEDMDILQHQAEVVIGKQRHGPIGIVKLSFDADTTRFGNLARDGRYSNFRDIPE; from the coding sequence ATGAACGCCTTTACCCCCTTCGCCGATTCCGTGGCCATCCCGTCCCTGCCGCACAACCTGGAGGCCGAGCAGGCGCTTCTGGGTGCGCTGATGTTCGACAACGCCATCTTCGAGAGGCTGTCGGACCGTCTGCGCGGATCGCATTTCTATGAGCCCTTCCATCAGCGGCTCTACGACGCCATCGAGGACCACATCCGCCAGGGCATGCTGGCCGAGCCGACCATACTGATGGAGCGGTTCAAGCAGGACCCGGCCTTCGCCGAGTTCGGCGGCCTGCGCTATCTCGCCGACCTGATGGACCGCGCCCCGCCGGGGGCGAACGCGCCCGACTATGCCCGCGTGGTCTACGACCTGGCCCTGCGTCGCGATCTGATCCGCATCGGCGGGGAGATCATCAAGGAGGCTCCGGATCCGGACACGCCCGCGATCGAGCAGATCGAACAGGCCGAGCTGACCCTGTATTCCCTGGCCGAGACGGGTGCGCCCTCGTCCGGCTTCGTCAGTTTCTCGACAGCGCTGGCCGGTGCCGTGCAGATGGCGGGCGAGGCCTATCAGCGCGACGGTAAGCTGGCCGGTCTGGCCACCCATCTGGACGATCTGGACCAGAAGCTGGGCGGCCTCTATCCGTCCGACCTGTTGATCCTTGCGGGCCGTCCGTCGATGGGCAAGACCGCCCTGGCGACCAACATCGCCTTCAACATCGCGCGCAACTATCGCTGGGAGCCGACGCCGGACGGCCGCAAGACGGTCTCGGGCGGCGTGGTGGCCTTCTTCTCGCTGGAAATGAGCGCCGAACAGCTGGCCATGCGGATCCTGGCCGATGCGTCCGGCGTCTCTTCCGACCGCCTGCGCAAGGGCGAGATCGACGCCTCGGACTTCGGCAAGGTGCGCGACGCGGCCATCGAGATCGGCGAGAGCCCCCTCTACATCGACGCCACGGGCGGCCTGGCCATCTCCAAGCTGGCGGCACGCGCCCGTCGCCTGAAGCGGATGGAACAGGGGCTGGACCTGATCATCGTCGACTATCTGCAGCTCATCACCGTGGGCGAAGGCAACGGCCAGAAGAACCGGGTCCAGGAGGTGTCGGAGATCACCGGCGGCCTGAAGGCCCTGGCCAAGGAGCTGAACGTGCCTATCGTGGCCCTGTCGCAGCTGTCGCGTCAGGTGGAAAACCGCGAGGACAAGCGGCCCCAGCTGTCCGACCTGCGCGAATCCGGCTCGATCGAGCAGGACGCCGACTGCGTGATGTTCGTCTATCGCGAAAGCTACTACCTCGGCCGAACCGAGCCGCGCGAAGGCACCGAAGAGCATCTGAAATGGCAGGAGGACATGGACATCCTGCAGCACCAGGCCGAGGTCGTCATCGGCAAGCAGCGTCACGGCCCGATCGGCATCGTGAAGCTCAGCTTCGACGCGGATACCACGCGGTTCGGCAACCTTGCCCGCGATGGACGCTACTCAAACTTCAGGGACATTCCGGAGTAG
- the dksA gene encoding RNA polymerase-binding protein DksA — MTALASVPSDEPAGYRPSDDEPFMNERQLGYFKHKLLAWRDDILRESKGTVVNLKAETENHPDLLDRASSASDRALELRTRDRQRKLIAKIEDALRRIEDGSYGYCEDTGEPISLGRLEARPTATLSVEAQERHERRERVHRDD; from the coding sequence ATGACCGCATTGGCCTCTGTTCCGTCGGACGAACCAGCCGGTTACCGGCCTTCGGACGACGAGCCGTTCATGAACGAACGGCAACTCGGCTATTTCAAGCATAAGCTGCTGGCCTGGCGGGACGACATCCTGCGTGAATCCAAAGGGACGGTCGTCAATCTGAAGGCCGAGACCGAGAACCATCCCGATCTGCTGGACCGCGCTTCGTCGGCTTCCGACCGCGCCCTGGAACTGCGGACGCGCGACCGCCAGCGCAAGCTGATCGCCAAGATCGAGGATGCGCTCCGCCGGATCGAGGACGGGTCCTACGGATACTGCGAAGACACCGGTGAACCCATCAGCCTTGGACGTCTGGAAGCCCGTCCCACCGCGACCCTGTCGGTCGAAGCCCAGGAGCGCCACGAACGTCGCGAGCGGGTTCATCGGGACGATTGA